Proteins encoded in a region of the Nonomuraea helvata genome:
- a CDS encoding phosphodiester glycosidase family protein — MSRRTLAGGLAIAATLTLTPLPATAEQASVAFPSAKFPLGDRPVPTKTATAVTQGIDLYDVKAGTSTDGYTVTVLMPSGRDYGMQSTAETKAAEVEAAGETPSVQKVIRPSVADAPIQTVYMVRVGLWSLEDKKKAEETAKKLKDAGLKVKVDYLGDDGLKTTGPWDVKVVMIDARTFRGSYVSSLGTSVAKRETVSSMAKAKHALVGVNGGFFNIHTDKALRGEPVGASVVAGKLLSEAVPGRSAVILKGHTAKVTELRTTVTATSQDGQKTEVNGVNRAVATDELVLYTEEYGAKTPAGGTDAVLDANGKVLGLRESGAAVAAGTRVLHGNGLAADWLHEHAFQDWTVKVDTKVVDLRTNQALKLTPDLYVIAGNVGLVRNGQVKITAKRDGHDSVNMILRRHPRTLLGVTANGSLILATVEGRNPGVSVGANFQEAAEFMRWLGAKQAVNLDGGGSTAMVVRDKLVNRPSDGVERGVGDALLVLPH; from the coding sequence ATGTCTCGACGCACCCTCGCCGGCGGCCTGGCCATAGCCGCCACCCTCACGCTCACCCCTCTGCCCGCCACCGCGGAGCAGGCGTCGGTGGCGTTCCCGTCGGCCAAGTTCCCGCTGGGCGACCGGCCCGTGCCGACGAAGACAGCGACCGCCGTCACCCAGGGTATCGACCTGTACGACGTGAAGGCCGGCACGTCGACCGACGGCTACACGGTGACCGTGCTGATGCCGAGCGGCCGCGACTACGGGATGCAGTCGACCGCGGAGACCAAGGCCGCCGAGGTGGAGGCCGCCGGGGAGACCCCCAGCGTGCAGAAGGTGATCCGGCCGAGCGTCGCCGACGCCCCCATCCAGACCGTGTACATGGTCAGGGTCGGCCTCTGGTCCCTCGAGGACAAGAAGAAGGCCGAGGAGACGGCCAAGAAGCTCAAGGACGCGGGGCTGAAGGTCAAGGTCGACTACCTCGGCGACGACGGCCTCAAGACCACCGGCCCCTGGGACGTCAAGGTCGTGATGATCGACGCCCGGACGTTCCGCGGCTCGTACGTCTCCTCGCTCGGTACCAGCGTGGCCAAGCGGGAGACCGTCTCCTCGATGGCCAAGGCCAAGCACGCGCTCGTCGGGGTCAACGGCGGCTTCTTCAACATCCACACCGACAAGGCGCTGCGCGGCGAGCCCGTCGGCGCGTCGGTGGTCGCCGGCAAGCTGCTCAGCGAGGCCGTCCCCGGCCGCTCGGCCGTGATCCTCAAGGGCCACACCGCCAAGGTCACAGAGTTGCGGACGACCGTCACCGCGACCTCCCAGGACGGCCAGAAGACCGAGGTCAACGGCGTGAACCGGGCCGTCGCGACGGACGAGCTGGTGCTCTACACGGAGGAGTACGGAGCCAAGACGCCCGCCGGCGGGACCGACGCCGTGCTCGACGCCAACGGCAAGGTCCTCGGCCTGCGGGAGTCAGGCGCCGCGGTGGCCGCGGGAACGCGGGTGCTGCACGGCAACGGCCTGGCCGCCGACTGGCTCCACGAGCACGCCTTCCAGGACTGGACGGTCAAGGTCGACACCAAGGTCGTGGACCTGCGCACCAACCAGGCGCTCAAGCTGACCCCGGACCTGTACGTGATCGCGGGCAACGTCGGCCTGGTGCGCAACGGCCAGGTGAAGATCACCGCCAAGCGCGACGGCCACGACTCCGTGAACATGATCCTCCGCCGTCACCCGCGCACCCTCCTCGGTGTCACCGCCAACGGCAGCCTCATCCTGGCCACCGTCGAAGGCCGCAACCCCGGGGTGAGCGTCGGGGCGAACTTCCAAGAGGCGGCCGAGTTCATGCGCTGGCTGGGCGCCAAGCAGGCCGTCAACCTGGACGGTGGCGGCTCGACGGCGATGGTGGTCCGCGACAAGCTGGTCAACCGGCCCTCGGACGGCGTGGAGCGCGGCGTCGGTGACGCCCTCCTGGTCCTGCCGCATTGA
- the erm gene encoding ErmE/ErmH/ErmO/ErmR family 23S rRNA (adenine(2058)-N(6))-methyltransferase: protein MDRARRTLSQNFLADRHAVDLMVKAAAPEGLVLEPGAGQGVLTFALAEAGAKVVAYEIDPRLAVRLAARTSGDPRIDVVRGDFTTARAPREPFAVVGNIPYSVTSKIVDWCLRAPALTSATLLTQREYARKRTGDYGRWSLVTVESWPWFSWRLGDTIGREAFRPVPSVDSAILRIQRRPDPLLPREGLEEPRTAERSGAMSSRRSYLELVELGFGGVGGSVRASLKTRYQGVDAALEAAGVARDTVVGHVHPDQWITLWGRLCR, encoded by the coding sequence ATGGACCGGGCGCGGCGCACGCTCTCGCAGAATTTCCTGGCCGACCGGCATGCCGTCGATCTGATGGTGAAGGCCGCCGCCCCCGAAGGGCTCGTGCTGGAGCCCGGCGCGGGCCAGGGGGTGCTCACCTTCGCGCTGGCCGAGGCGGGTGCGAAGGTCGTCGCCTATGAGATCGACCCGAGGCTCGCCGTACGGCTGGCCGCCCGCACGAGCGGCGATCCCAGGATCGACGTGGTCAGGGGCGACTTCACGACCGCGCGGGCGCCGCGGGAGCCATTCGCGGTCGTGGGCAACATCCCGTACTCGGTCACGTCGAAGATCGTGGACTGGTGCCTGCGGGCGCCCGCGCTGACCTCGGCGACGCTGCTCACCCAGCGGGAGTACGCCCGCAAGCGCACCGGCGACTACGGCCGCTGGAGCCTGGTCACGGTCGAGTCGTGGCCGTGGTTCAGCTGGCGGCTCGGCGACACGATCGGCAGGGAGGCCTTCCGGCCCGTCCCGTCCGTGGACTCGGCGATCCTGCGCATCCAGCGCAGGCCGGACCCTCTCCTTCCCCGTGAGGGGCTTGAAGAGCCCCGAACAGCGGAGCGAAGCGGAGCCATGAGCTCGCGGCGTTCCTACCTGGAGCTGGTCGAGCTGGGCTTCGGCGGTGTCGGCGGCTCGGTGCGCGCCTCGCTGAAGACGCGCTACCAGGGGGTGGACGCCGCACTGGAGGCAGCGGGCGTCGCCCGTGACACCGTCGTGGGCCACGTCCACCCCGACCAGTGGATCACCTTGTGGGGACGCCTATGCCGGTGA
- a CDS encoding helix-turn-helix transcriptional regulator, with product MYVERPPGADVADRVACEWRLVSEADTTQLVVPDACVDLIWGPEGLFVAGPDTGPMPTHLVPGDTFVGIRFKPGAAGDFFGLPLQELRDQRVRLSDLPSLHVRLSGLPSPHVRLSDLPPLHVPDAGPSRRLDALRVAVRARLAQGTSVDPASSAIAGALRNGRTVAEVAWDLGFSERQLHRRSLTSFGYAPKTLQRIVRFQRALALARAGVPLAEVAVAAGYADQAHLSHDVKRLSGVSMRHLVSPSG from the coding sequence ATGTACGTCGAACGGCCCCCCGGCGCCGACGTCGCCGATCGCGTCGCCTGCGAGTGGCGCCTGGTCAGCGAGGCGGACACCACGCAGCTCGTGGTGCCCGACGCGTGCGTCGACCTGATCTGGGGGCCGGAGGGCCTGTTCGTGGCCGGGCCTGACACGGGCCCCATGCCGACACACCTGGTTCCCGGCGACACGTTCGTGGGCATCCGGTTCAAGCCAGGCGCGGCGGGCGACTTCTTCGGCCTCCCGCTCCAGGAGCTCCGCGACCAGCGCGTCCGGCTGTCCGACCTCCCGTCCCTGCACGTCAGGCTGTCCGGCCTCCCGTCCCCGCACGTCAGGCTGTCCGACCTTCCGCCGCTGCACGTCCCGGACGCCGGTCCTTCGCGGCGGCTCGACGCGCTGCGGGTCGCGGTCAGAGCTCGCCTGGCCCAGGGGACATCCGTCGATCCCGCGAGCTCCGCCATCGCCGGCGCTCTCCGTAACGGCCGCACGGTCGCGGAGGTGGCGTGGGACCTGGGTTTCAGCGAGCGCCAGCTGCATCGCCGCAGCCTGACGTCGTTCGGCTACGCGCCCAAGACCCTCCAGCGCATCGTCCGCTTCCAGCGCGCACTGGCCCTGGCCCGCGCGGGCGTCCCGCTGGCAGAGGTGGCGGTCGCGGCCGGCTACGCCGACCAGGCGCACCTGTCTCACGACGTCAAGAGGCTGAGCGGGGTGTCCATGCGCCACCTCGTCTCACCCTCCGGGTAG
- a CDS encoding vWA domain-containing protein: MRRAKAKVDPWRAEIHNGWNAVLRHPLFRVFHSYLLEAEQDELGSDTWAVVTDDGDVRFHPKRRAPADEWTWVFAHLLLHLGFGHADPRACAPKDIDGDRPEPAYHAACCLAVERFLRTLKIGRCPWPLPDELPEQDEVALSERWRRLGVPPPVKPSGEPDFRIGSAKLAEDLDFQRTFAIGIAEAATSALDRAGEPRTPVEGHVKGPWDLALRWFTSSYPLLGALAAGMKIVSDAELARGWSISIAAVSAEAGEIYINPLARHSEPEWRFVLAHEMLHAALRHGERCGMREPYLWNIACDYVINGWLIEMGVGEMPEGLLYDQSLGGMSAEAVYDRIATDLRRLRKLATLRGRGLGDVLDQPPRRIGGYVDLDEYYRNALCTGLAYHQSSGRGLLPAGLEQEIRALDQPPLPWDARLARWFDEHFQPEEKRRSYARASRRQASSPGIPRPGWVRPEEVVRKATFGVVLDTSGSMDVTLLGKALGAIASYAAARDVPRARVVFCDAAAYDAGYLPVEEIAGKVRVRGRGGTVLQPGVRLLEQADDFPPDGPILVITDGACDVLHIRREHAFLVPQGASLPFRPRGPVFFVK, translated from the coding sequence ATGAGACGCGCCAAGGCCAAGGTCGATCCCTGGCGGGCGGAGATCCACAACGGCTGGAACGCCGTACTCCGTCACCCGCTCTTCCGCGTCTTCCACAGCTACCTCCTGGAGGCCGAGCAGGACGAGCTGGGGAGCGACACCTGGGCCGTCGTCACCGACGACGGCGACGTGCGCTTCCACCCCAAGCGCCGCGCCCCGGCCGACGAATGGACGTGGGTCTTCGCCCATCTGCTGCTCCACCTCGGCTTCGGCCACGCCGACCCGCGCGCCTGCGCGCCGAAGGACATCGACGGCGACCGCCCCGAACCTGCCTACCACGCGGCCTGCTGCCTGGCCGTGGAGCGGTTCCTGCGCACACTCAAGATCGGGCGCTGCCCCTGGCCGCTGCCCGACGAGCTGCCCGAACAGGACGAGGTGGCGCTGTCGGAGCGCTGGCGCAGGCTCGGCGTGCCGCCCCCGGTCAAGCCATCGGGTGAGCCCGACTTCCGCATCGGCTCGGCGAAGCTGGCGGAGGACCTCGACTTCCAGCGCACGTTCGCGATCGGCATCGCCGAGGCGGCCACCAGCGCGCTCGACCGGGCCGGCGAGCCCCGCACCCCCGTTGAAGGGCACGTCAAGGGGCCCTGGGATCTGGCGCTGCGCTGGTTCACGTCGTCGTACCCGCTGCTCGGCGCGCTGGCCGCGGGCATGAAGATCGTCTCTGACGCCGAGCTGGCCAGGGGCTGGTCCATCTCGATCGCCGCGGTCAGCGCCGAGGCGGGGGAGATCTACATCAATCCGCTCGCCCGGCACTCCGAGCCCGAATGGCGTTTCGTGCTGGCCCACGAGATGCTGCACGCCGCGTTGCGCCACGGCGAGCGGTGCGGCATGAGAGAGCCGTACCTGTGGAACATCGCCTGTGACTACGTCATCAACGGGTGGCTGATCGAGATGGGCGTCGGCGAGATGCCGGAAGGGCTGCTGTACGACCAGTCGCTCGGCGGCATGTCGGCGGAGGCGGTCTACGACCGCATCGCCACCGACCTGCGCCGCCTGCGCAAGCTCGCCACCCTGCGCGGGCGCGGGCTCGGCGACGTGCTCGACCAGCCGCCCCGCCGCATCGGCGGATACGTCGATCTCGACGAGTACTACCGCAACGCGCTCTGCACCGGCCTGGCCTACCACCAGAGCAGCGGCCGCGGCCTGCTGCCCGCCGGGCTCGAGCAGGAGATCCGCGCGCTCGACCAGCCGCCGCTGCCCTGGGACGCCCGGCTCGCCCGCTGGTTCGACGAGCACTTCCAGCCCGAGGAGAAGCGGCGCTCCTACGCCCGCGCCTCGCGCAGGCAGGCGTCGAGCCCCGGCATCCCGCGGCCCGGCTGGGTGCGGCCCGAGGAGGTCGTGCGCAAGGCCACGTTCGGTGTCGTGCTGGACACCTCGGGGTCCATGGACGTGACGCTGCTCGGCAAGGCGCTCGGCGCGATCGCCTCCTACGCCGCCGCCCGCGACGTCCCGCGCGCCCGTGTGGTCTTCTGCGACGCCGCCGCCTACGACGCCGGATACCTGCCGGTCGAGGAGATCGCGGGCAAGGTCAGGGTGCGCGGCCGCGGCGGCACGGTGCTCCAGCCGGGCGTCAGGCTGCTCGAGCAGGCCGACGACTTCCCGCCGGACGGCCCCATCCTGGTGATCACCGACGGCGCGTGTGACGTGCTGCACATCCGCAGGGAGCACGCGTTCCTGGTGCCGCAGGGCGCCTCACTGCCGTTCCGGCCGCGCGGGCCGGTGTTCTTCGTGAAGTGA
- a CDS encoding molybdopterin-dependent oxidoreductase — MGGSQVNQALVRLYFEVRDATRDPVATWAKLTANSQQYRAARGERRVPLDDATVAELVAAAMMHTAAQHGADRVAALATSPLARLVGGLGGAVLTEHPCAPEQVLGPRFAGPGADDWARAAYVLQWGENNRLVRTPDTPWVIAGRYKGQKVVAVGTHPTRLSDETLVVRPGTDGALAMAMGHVLLKEFYLDRTPFAEHAMERTDLPFLVRLREREEAYVPGGLLGSGCDRLSVYGGEAVEVLLPRFDDGPGVLRRGVPVLREGEELVTTVFDLLLAVYGVSRPGLPGVWPSGYADRAEPYTPAWQEACTGVAASRTLKIARELGVTAEKTGGRCLIVPGRLETPHADTAYRAMVALLVLTGCGGGWAQKSGAGIPLVPYLCLHACGEDLSDVGALSWALAEGLFARRTSRSVLLEAVRDGWPMAPPPRVLALPRPIYPLPPDVDLLIGPDDHCDLSAPEAELVADAVEKLSGRRPAAETVSGPGGGRMRLLVDHAWMHEYGEALPTYRPPGLGVPLKPTQLVL; from the coding sequence ATGGGGGGATCGCAGGTCAACCAGGCACTGGTCAGGCTCTATTTCGAGGTGAGGGATGCGACGCGGGACCCGGTCGCCACCTGGGCGAAACTCACAGCGAATTCACAGCAATATCGCGCGGCGCGGGGCGAGCGGCGGGTGCCGCTCGACGACGCCACGGTGGCCGAACTGGTGGCCGCGGCGATGATGCACACGGCCGCCCAGCACGGGGCGGACCGGGTGGCGGCGCTGGCCACCTCGCCGCTGGCGCGGCTGGTCGGCGGGCTCGGCGGCGCGGTGCTGACCGAGCACCCGTGCGCGCCCGAGCAGGTGCTGGGGCCGCGGTTCGCCGGCCCGGGCGCCGACGACTGGGCGCGGGCGGCGTACGTGCTGCAGTGGGGGGAGAACAACCGGCTGGTACGCACGCCGGACACGCCCTGGGTGATCGCCGGGCGGTACAAGGGACAGAAGGTGGTCGCGGTGGGCACGCATCCCACGCGGCTGTCCGACGAGACGCTGGTCGTGCGCCCCGGCACGGACGGGGCGCTGGCGATGGCCATGGGGCACGTGCTGCTCAAGGAGTTCTACCTGGACAGGACGCCGTTCGCCGAGCACGCCATGGAACGCACCGATCTGCCGTTCCTCGTGCGGCTGCGGGAGCGCGAGGAGGCGTACGTGCCGGGCGGGCTGCTGGGGAGCGGCTGTGACCGGCTGAGCGTGTACGGCGGCGAGGCGGTGGAGGTGCTGCTGCCGCGCTTCGACGACGGACCCGGCGTGCTGCGCCGCGGCGTGCCCGTGCTGCGGGAGGGCGAGGAGCTGGTGACGACCGTGTTCGACCTGCTGCTGGCCGTCTACGGCGTGTCGCGCCCCGGGCTGCCCGGCGTGTGGCCGTCCGGGTACGCCGACCGGGCCGAGCCGTACACGCCGGCCTGGCAGGAGGCGTGCACCGGGGTGGCCGCGTCGCGGACGCTGAAGATCGCGCGCGAGCTGGGCGTGACGGCGGAGAAGACGGGAGGGCGCTGCCTGATCGTGCCGGGGCGGCTGGAGACGCCGCACGCCGACACCGCCTACCGGGCGATGGTGGCGCTGCTGGTGCTCACCGGGTGCGGCGGCGGGTGGGCGCAGAAAAGCGGGGCGGGGATCCCGCTGGTGCCGTACCTGTGCCTGCACGCGTGCGGCGAGGACCTGTCGGACGTGGGCGCGCTGAGCTGGGCGCTGGCCGAGGGGCTGTTCGCGCGGAGGACGTCGCGCTCGGTGCTGCTGGAGGCGGTGCGCGACGGCTGGCCGATGGCGCCGCCGCCGCGCGTGCTGGCCCTGCCGCGGCCGATCTACCCGCTGCCGCCCGACGTGGACCTGCTCATCGGGCCCGACGACCACTGCGACCTGTCGGCGCCGGAGGCGGAGCTGGTGGCGGACGCGGTCGAGAAGCTCTCCGGGCGCCGGCCCGCCGCCGAGACCGTCAGCGGTCCCGGCGGGGGGCGGATGCGGCTGCTGGTGGACCACGCCTGGATGCACGAGTACGGCGAGGCGCTGCCGACCTACCGGCCGCCGGGCCTCGGCGTCCCGCTCAAGCCCACGCAGCTCGTCCTGTGA
- the tnpA gene encoding IS200/IS605 family transposase, whose amino-acid sequence MGDYTDIRTGRHCVFMLHAHLVFITKFRHPVFTGTHLTRLEETMRSVCADLETELAEFNGEATHVHLLVNFPPKIALSKLVNRLKGVSSHRTRQEFPQLSKWTPTCLAANRLYSPRYAVPRIRTITPPPTAATFTHQPSWQ is encoded by the coding sequence ATCGGCGACTACACCGATATCAGAACCGGCAGGCACTGCGTTTTCATGCTGCACGCGCATTTGGTTTTCATCACGAAATTTCGGCATCCGGTCTTCACCGGCACCCACCTGACCCGGCTGGAAGAGACCATGCGATCGGTCTGCGCCGACCTCGAAACCGAACTGGCCGAGTTCAACGGCGAGGCCACCCACGTCCACCTGCTGGTGAACTTCCCACCCAAGATCGCGCTGTCCAAGCTGGTCAACCGCCTCAAAGGCGTGTCCTCACACCGAACGCGGCAGGAGTTCCCCCAACTGAGCAAGTGGACGCCGACATGCCTGGCGGCGAACCGACTGTACTCACCCCGCTACGCGGTTCCCCGGATAAGAACGATCACTCCCCCCCCTACAGCCGCCACGTTTACACACCAGCCGTCTTGGCAGTGA
- a CDS encoding transposase, which produces MQLRYTYRIDPSPAQRIALAKAFGCARVVFNDALALRNHAREAGLPFVADAELSRRVITQAKQTPGRAWLGEVSAVVLQQALADCTTAFRNFFASLSGKRQGPRMAPPRFRSRKDRRQAIRFTKNARFAVTACGKLRLPKIGDVKVRWSRPLPAPPSSVTVIKDAAGRYFASFVVEVREQSLPAAPAETGIDLGLGHFAVLADGRKIDSPRFLRRAEKKLKKLQKALSRKEKGSSNRAKARVKVARQHAKVADARREFHHQTSIKIIRENQAVFVEDLAVKGLARTRLAKSVHDAGWSAFVRMLEYKAKLHGRQFAKVGRFFPSSKLCSACGTLAATMALNVREWSCPCGTVHDRDVNAAINILAAGRAERLNACGGPVRPPLAVAQPDEAGSRGSAAA; this is translated from the coding sequence GTGCAGCTTCGGTACACCTACCGGATCGACCCGTCCCCCGCCCAGCGCATCGCGTTGGCCAAGGCGTTCGGGTGTGCGCGGGTGGTGTTCAATGACGCGCTCGCGTTGCGCAACCACGCCCGCGAGGCTGGTCTGCCGTTCGTTGCCGATGCCGAGTTGTCCCGCCGGGTCATCACGCAGGCCAAGCAGACACCTGGACGGGCCTGGCTGGGTGAGGTGTCGGCGGTGGTGCTGCAGCAGGCACTCGCCGACTGCACCACCGCGTTCCGCAACTTCTTCGCCTCGCTGTCCGGCAAGCGCCAAGGGCCGAGGATGGCCCCGCCCCGGTTCCGGTCCCGCAAGGACCGTCGGCAGGCGATCCGGTTCACCAAGAACGCCCGCTTCGCCGTCACCGCCTGCGGGAAGCTGCGCCTGCCGAAGATCGGGGACGTGAAGGTGCGGTGGTCGCGCCCGCTGCCCGCGCCACCGTCCTCGGTCACCGTCATCAAGGATGCGGCGGGCCGGTATTTCGCCAGTTTCGTGGTCGAGGTGCGCGAGCAGTCGCTGCCCGCCGCGCCCGCCGAGACGGGGATCGACCTCGGGCTCGGCCATTTCGCCGTCCTGGCGGACGGCCGGAAGATCGACTCGCCGCGGTTTCTGCGCCGGGCGGAGAAGAAACTGAAGAAGTTGCAGAAGGCGTTGTCGCGTAAGGAGAAAGGATCATCGAATCGGGCCAAGGCCCGGGTGAAGGTGGCCCGCCAGCATGCGAAGGTCGCTGATGCGCGCCGTGAGTTCCATCACCAGACCTCCATCAAGATCATCCGCGAGAATCAAGCGGTATTTGTGGAGGACCTGGCGGTGAAGGGGCTGGCGCGCACGAGGTTGGCCAAGAGCGTGCATGACGCGGGCTGGTCGGCGTTCGTGCGCATGCTGGAGTACAAGGCAAAACTCCATGGCAGGCAGTTCGCCAAGGTCGGCCGGTTCTTCCCGTCGTCCAAGCTCTGTTCGGCCTGCGGGACGCTCGCCGCCACGATGGCGTTGAACGTGCGGGAATGGTCCTGCCCGTGCGGCACCGTCCATGATCGGGATGTCAATGCCGCGATCAACATTCTCGCCGCCGGACGGGCGGAGAGACTAAACGCCTGTGGAGGGCCGGTAAGACCACCGCTCGCGGTGGCGCAGCCCGACGAAGCAGGAAGCCGAGGAAGTGCCGCCGCATGA
- a CDS encoding MoxR family ATPase, with product MQATVTVTPAQLPELLLHVAVVRPVFLWGAPGIGKSSLVREFADSLGLECVTLLGTQLAPEDLIGVPELVNGRSRFAPPESIARAEPYCLFLDELNASAPEVQKAFYSLILDRRIGTYELPAGSVVIGAGNRATDNALARPMASALLNRLVHVHLRASADDWLKWAAANGIHPWIVDYLVQRPDHLWSPPPKTEEPFSSPRAWHMLSDVLLSCGDDVTDETIAMLAFGTLTATHASAFRAYVKTVRHAYDLEAVLKGEAPWPRRPEERDLLYFLAEAFRARLIKELPADKRGSSDRGRDLGFRAKTLLVELAEISLECAQLVIANNADGAPALPTWFLVEVGRDVPRLMAARS from the coding sequence GTGCAGGCGACGGTCACGGTCACCCCGGCGCAGCTCCCCGAGCTGCTGCTGCACGTCGCCGTGGTCCGGCCCGTGTTCCTCTGGGGCGCCCCCGGCATCGGCAAGAGCTCGCTCGTACGCGAGTTCGCCGACTCACTCGGACTGGAGTGCGTGACGCTGCTCGGCACCCAGCTCGCCCCTGAAGACCTGATCGGCGTGCCCGAGCTGGTCAACGGGCGCAGCCGGTTCGCGCCGCCCGAGTCGATCGCGCGCGCGGAGCCGTACTGCCTGTTCCTCGACGAGCTCAACGCCTCCGCGCCCGAGGTACAGAAGGCGTTCTACTCGCTGATCCTCGACCGCAGGATCGGCACGTACGAGCTGCCCGCCGGCTCGGTGGTGATCGGCGCGGGCAACCGCGCCACCGACAACGCCCTCGCCCGCCCGATGGCGTCCGCGCTGCTCAACCGGCTGGTCCACGTGCACCTGCGGGCCTCGGCGGACGACTGGCTGAAGTGGGCCGCCGCCAACGGCATCCACCCGTGGATCGTCGACTACCTGGTCCAGCGGCCCGACCACCTGTGGAGCCCGCCACCGAAGACCGAGGAGCCGTTCTCCTCGCCGCGGGCCTGGCACATGCTGTCCGACGTGCTGCTGTCGTGCGGCGACGACGTGACCGACGAGACGATCGCCATGCTGGCGTTCGGCACACTGACCGCCACGCACGCCTCCGCCTTTCGCGCCTACGTCAAGACCGTGCGGCACGCGTACGACCTGGAGGCCGTGCTGAAGGGCGAGGCCCCCTGGCCGCGCAGGCCCGAGGAACGCGACCTGCTCTACTTCCTGGCCGAGGCGTTCCGCGCCCGCCTGATCAAGGAACTGCCCGCGGACAAGCGCGGATCCTCCGACCGCGGTCGCGACCTGGGCTTCCGGGCGAAGACGCTGCTGGTGGAGCTGGCCGAGATCTCCCTCGAATGCGCCCAGCTGGTCATCGCCAACAACGCCGACGGCGCGCCCGCCCTGCCCACCTGGTTCCTGGTGGAGGTCGGGAGGGACGTGCCCAGGCTGATGGCGGCCCGGTCATGA
- a CDS encoding AI-2E family transporter, translating into MRDQPAPRALIILVGIAAAMVVLYGIREVASIAGPVVLALVLVIAVSPVRGWLAARRAPIWLQVAVPFLIVVLVLLGMVGILTISATQLASLLPTYAPQFDRLLTDAQHWATTHGLSNEMINRGLRSFDPGKIVELAQSLLGSLIGILSAMFLIVVLLLAMCLDAPVTAKILTSGVGRRPRLVTALGIFTHKTRRYLIVSTVFGLIYAVLDVIALSLLDVPLPLLWGVLALIANYIPNIGFLIGLLPPAMLALLDGGVQKMLLVIAAYTITNVVTQSFILPKFLGDAVGLSTTMTFISLIVWTFVLGPLGAVLAIPLSLLARALFIDSDPSAGWAQALVSGKLPGG; encoded by the coding sequence GTGCGAGATCAACCCGCGCCCAGGGCGCTCATCATCCTGGTGGGCATCGCCGCCGCGATGGTCGTCCTCTATGGCATCCGCGAGGTGGCGTCGATCGCCGGCCCCGTCGTGCTGGCCCTCGTGCTGGTCATCGCCGTCTCCCCAGTACGCGGGTGGCTCGCCGCCAGGCGCGCGCCCATCTGGCTCCAGGTCGCCGTGCCGTTCCTCATTGTCGTGCTCGTGCTCCTCGGGATGGTCGGCATCCTGACCATCTCGGCCACCCAGCTCGCCTCGCTGCTGCCCACATACGCCCCCCAGTTCGACCGCCTCCTCACCGACGCGCAGCACTGGGCCACCACGCACGGCCTCAGCAACGAAATGATCAATAGGGGGCTGCGGTCGTTCGACCCCGGAAAGATCGTGGAATTGGCGCAGAGTCTGCTCGGCAGTCTGATCGGCATTCTCTCCGCGATGTTCCTCATCGTCGTGCTGTTGCTGGCAATGTGTCTCGACGCGCCGGTGACCGCGAAAATTCTCACCTCCGGCGTGGGCAGAAGGCCGCGGCTGGTGACGGCCCTGGGCATCTTCACGCACAAAACGCGGCGCTATCTGATTGTCTCGACCGTGTTCGGGCTGATTTACGCGGTGCTCGACGTGATCGCCCTGTCGCTGCTGGACGTGCCGCTCCCGCTGCTCTGGGGCGTGCTCGCGCTGATCGCCAACTACATCCCCAACATCGGCTTCCTCATCGGCCTGCTGCCGCCCGCCATGCTCGCCCTGCTGGACGGCGGCGTGCAGAAAATGCTGCTCGTCATCGCCGCGTACACGATCACCAATGTCGTCACCCAGTCGTTCATTCTCCCGAAATTCCTGGGGGACGCCGTGGGGCTCTCCACGACCATGACGTTCATCTCGCTGATCGTGTGGACTTTCGTCCTGGGACCGCTGGGGGCCGTGCTCGCCATTCCGCTCAGTCTGCTGGCGCGGGCGCTGTTCATCGACAGCGATCCGAGCGCCGGGTGGGCGCAGGCGCTGGTGTCGGGGAAGCTACCCGGAGGGTGA